One window from the genome of Rhodococcus sp. ABRD24 encodes:
- a CDS encoding ATP-binding protein, whose amino-acid sequence MLYVASTVVVGGMVLVFAVPLLVAMAVPGWRDVLARTVVSAEVSRLAVIEPATATSWRVGGRGNASAPPVRHAAYALVVAAVLAPVAAVVLVAGVVVTTTLLAAPLLVRSDPISVFTLQVTTLSAALWLPALALPTIVVVLYACAAVAVTNSALAHTVPLRSAAELEVEVDRLHTSRTDLLDAFDIERTRIEGMLHDGVQHRLVAVGLSIGLAEQSAVDDRTRELLRTAHRQVDESMRELRRTIRGILPQALTESGLVAAVEDLLGELPVDVTLNLPSDFRPPPRIEQVSYFVISEAITNSIKHAHATNLSITAIATGSMWTLAVSDDGIGGADPKSGRGLVGLSHRVDALGGTISVSSPPGGGTTVEMRCPIRD is encoded by the coding sequence GTGTTGTACGTCGCCTCGACGGTTGTGGTAGGCGGGATGGTGCTGGTCTTCGCCGTTCCGCTACTGGTTGCGATGGCTGTTCCGGGATGGCGGGACGTGTTGGCACGCACGGTCGTCTCTGCCGAGGTGTCCCGACTGGCCGTGATCGAGCCGGCGACAGCGACATCGTGGCGGGTTGGCGGGAGAGGGAACGCAAGCGCACCGCCGGTCCGTCATGCGGCGTACGCACTTGTCGTCGCCGCAGTCCTGGCCCCGGTCGCTGCAGTAGTGTTGGTCGCCGGAGTTGTGGTGACGACAACGCTTCTCGCGGCCCCACTTTTGGTTCGAAGTGATCCGATCAGCGTGTTCACCTTGCAGGTGACGACACTGTCGGCGGCCTTGTGGTTGCCCGCACTCGCGTTACCCACGATCGTCGTGGTGCTGTATGCCTGCGCTGCCGTGGCTGTCACCAACAGCGCTCTAGCACATACGGTTCCGTTGCGCTCGGCAGCCGAGCTCGAAGTCGAGGTCGATCGCCTGCACACGTCGAGGACTGACCTACTCGACGCTTTCGACATCGAACGAACCCGAATCGAGGGCATGCTCCACGACGGAGTCCAGCACCGACTCGTCGCGGTCGGACTGAGTATCGGGCTTGCCGAGCAGTCGGCGGTGGACGACCGAACACGTGAACTGCTCCGCACTGCTCATCGTCAGGTCGACGAGTCGATGCGGGAACTCAGGCGCACCATTCGCGGAATCCTGCCGCAAGCCTTGACGGAATCCGGACTCGTCGCTGCGGTCGAGGACCTCCTCGGCGAGCTTCCCGTCGACGTGACGCTGAATCTGCCCTCGGATTTCCGCCCACCTCCTCGGATAGAACAAGTCTCGTACTTCGTCATCAGCGAAGCCATCACCAACTCGATCAAGCACGCGCATGCCACGAATCTGTCGATCACTGCGATCGCGACGGGCAGCATGTGGACTCTCGCGGTCTCCGACGACGGCATCGGCGGAGCCGACCCGAAATCGGGCCGCGGTCTCGTCGGGTTGTCGCACCGCGTCGACGCACTCGGTGGCACGATCTCTGTGTCGAGCCCGCCCGGCGGTGGAACAACAGTGGAGATGAGATGCCCGATCAGGGACTGA
- a CDS encoding DNA-formamidopyrimidine glycosylase family protein, which translates to MPELPEVEALAQFLRTHAVGAVVGRVDVAAMSVLKTFDPPITALQGRDVTGARRFGKHLAMDCDGLWLITHLSRGGWLRWIDNPSAAPPKPGKGPLALRVHFFTPDGETPAFDLTEAGTRKRLAVWVATDPQQVPGIARLGPDALEVTRAEFGEVLATRSARIKTALVDQSLLAGVGNAYSDEILHAARMSPFATTSKLSPDEVDRLYDAMRAELSDAVERLVGQEAARLKGEKRAGMTVHARTGMPCPVCGDTVREVSYAERSFQYCPTCQTSGRILADRRMSRLLK; encoded by the coding sequence ATGCCCGAACTGCCCGAGGTGGAGGCCCTGGCACAGTTTCTGCGCACCCATGCCGTGGGTGCGGTGGTGGGACGCGTCGACGTCGCGGCGATGAGCGTGCTCAAGACGTTCGACCCACCGATCACCGCACTGCAGGGCCGGGACGTCACCGGTGCGCGGCGGTTCGGCAAGCACCTCGCGATGGACTGCGACGGACTGTGGCTGATCACGCATCTCTCGCGCGGCGGGTGGCTGCGCTGGATCGACAACCCCAGCGCCGCACCGCCCAAGCCGGGGAAGGGGCCGCTGGCGCTGCGCGTGCACTTCTTCACACCGGACGGGGAGACGCCGGCGTTCGACCTCACCGAAGCCGGCACCAGGAAAAGGCTCGCGGTGTGGGTGGCGACTGATCCGCAGCAGGTGCCCGGAATTGCGCGCCTCGGCCCCGATGCGCTCGAGGTGACGCGTGCGGAGTTCGGCGAGGTGCTCGCGACAAGGTCGGCCCGGATCAAGACGGCGCTGGTGGACCAGTCGCTGCTCGCCGGGGTCGGGAACGCGTACTCCGACGAAATCCTGCACGCTGCCCGGATGTCGCCCTTCGCGACGACGTCCAAGTTGTCGCCGGACGAGGTGGACCGCCTGTACGACGCGATGCGCGCCGAGCTGTCCGACGCCGTCGAACGCCTGGTGGGGCAGGAGGCGGCCCGGCTCAAGGGCGAGAAGCGGGCCGGGATGACCGTCCATGCTCGGACCGGGATGCCGTGCCCGGTGTGCGGGGACACAGTCCGGGAGGTGTCGTACGCGGAGAGATCGTTCCAGTACTGCCCGACATGTCAGACCAGCGGCAGGATCCTCGCCGACCGGCGGATGTCACGACTGCTGAAGTAG
- a CDS encoding thymidylate synthase, with product MDTGIAKADRTGTGTRSVFGHQMRWDLAEGFPLITTKKVHLKSVVYELLWFLRGESNVKWLREHGVTIWDEWADTDGELGPVYGVQWRSWPTPSGEHIDQITKVIETLKANPDSRRIIVSAWNVADLDAMALQPCHAFFQFYVADGKLSCQLYQRSADLFLGVPFNIASYALLTHMVAQQTGLEVGDFIWTGGDCHIYDNHVDQVTEQLSREPLPYPTLELNKRDSLFDYTFEDVEIVGYQHHPAIKAPVAI from the coding sequence ATGGACACCGGAATCGCCAAGGCAGATCGCACCGGAACGGGGACGCGCAGCGTCTTCGGCCACCAGATGCGCTGGGATCTCGCCGAGGGTTTCCCGCTGATCACCACAAAGAAGGTGCATCTCAAGTCCGTCGTGTACGAGCTGCTGTGGTTCTTGCGCGGCGAGTCCAACGTCAAATGGCTGCGGGAGCACGGCGTCACGATCTGGGACGAGTGGGCCGACACTGACGGCGAGCTGGGACCGGTCTACGGCGTGCAGTGGCGGTCGTGGCCCACGCCGTCGGGCGAGCACATCGACCAGATCACCAAGGTGATCGAAACGCTGAAGGCCAACCCGGATTCTCGACGGATCATCGTCTCTGCGTGGAACGTCGCCGACCTGGACGCCATGGCGCTGCAGCCGTGCCACGCCTTCTTCCAATTCTATGTAGCCGACGGCAAGCTCAGCTGCCAGCTGTACCAGCGCAGCGCCGACCTGTTCCTGGGCGTGCCGTTCAACATCGCCAGCTACGCGCTGCTCACACATATGGTGGCGCAGCAGACGGGGCTCGAGGTGGGCGACTTCATCTGGACCGGCGGCGACTGCCACATCTACGACAACCACGTCGATCAGGTCACCGAGCAGCTCTCCCGTGAGCCGCTCCCCTACCCGACGCTCGAGCTCAACAAGCGCGACTCGCTCTTCGACTACACCTTCGAGGACGTCGAGATCGTCGGCTACCAGCACCATCCGGCGATCAAGGCGCCGGTGGCGATCTGA
- a CDS encoding carboxylesterase/lipase family protein, which yields MTGADVEVTVQDGVVRGRKLSDLLSWKGIPYAAPPVGPLRLRAPEPAQPWTYVRDAGEFGPPAPQQRRRGDENCLTLNVLRPAAPSKTARPVMVYIHGGAHTAGTSADPLYSGAALVRRGDVVFVSMNYRLGALGYLDFSEFSTPEIPFDTNLGLRDQVAALQWVQRNIGAFGGDPSNVTLFGESAGADAVLTLMCTPAAEGLFARAIAQSPPPATSNGPELAARWAREFLDIAGVSRSDAATFLATAPPELLVRAATTLSARGADEVPGTRPFAPIQDGDVLPEHPLNAFEAGAELRVPLIIGTNAQEGRIFPRFLDILPTNRTRIEKMFADTDPAIKARAIGAYPGYPGRRAAADLGGDVVFWEPSLRCAHAHTRHSDTYMYRYDFAPRLLRLTGLGATHATELFPVFGARGLTARTLTALGGRRGMRTVSDAMQSHWLSFARGGRPLGTWPRYSLERRDTLIIDEVSRVECDPLRDRREAWIGYRHRH from the coding sequence ATGACTGGTGCCGACGTAGAGGTAACAGTCCAAGACGGCGTCGTTCGCGGACGGAAACTGTCGGATCTGCTGTCGTGGAAGGGAATTCCATACGCGGCGCCGCCGGTGGGACCGCTGCGACTGCGCGCCCCGGAACCGGCGCAGCCATGGACCTACGTCCGCGACGCCGGTGAGTTCGGCCCGCCTGCGCCACAACAGCGCCGGCGGGGCGACGAGAACTGTCTGACGCTCAACGTGCTACGTCCGGCCGCACCGAGCAAGACTGCCCGACCGGTGATGGTGTACATCCACGGCGGCGCCCACACCGCGGGGACGTCGGCGGATCCGCTCTACAGCGGCGCCGCACTGGTCCGTCGCGGCGACGTCGTCTTCGTCTCGATGAACTATCGGCTGGGCGCTCTCGGTTACCTCGACTTCTCCGAGTTCTCCACTCCCGAAATCCCTTTCGATACAAACCTCGGCCTACGCGATCAGGTCGCCGCACTGCAATGGGTGCAGCGGAACATTGGCGCGTTCGGCGGCGATCCATCCAACGTCACGCTGTTCGGGGAGTCGGCCGGCGCCGACGCGGTCCTGACGCTGATGTGCACCCCCGCAGCCGAGGGTCTGTTCGCCCGCGCCATCGCACAGAGCCCGCCGCCGGCCACGTCGAACGGACCGGAACTGGCCGCACGGTGGGCCCGCGAGTTCCTCGACATCGCGGGGGTGTCGCGGTCGGACGCCGCCACCTTCCTGGCCACGGCCCCACCTGAACTCCTCGTCCGCGCGGCCACCACGCTGAGCGCCCGCGGCGCCGACGAGGTGCCCGGCACCCGACCGTTCGCGCCGATCCAGGACGGCGACGTACTACCGGAGCATCCGCTGAATGCGTTCGAGGCGGGCGCCGAGCTCCGAGTGCCGCTGATCATCGGCACGAACGCGCAGGAGGGCCGGATCTTCCCCAGATTCCTCGACATCCTGCCCACGAACCGGACTCGGATCGAGAAGATGTTCGCCGACACCGATCCCGCGATCAAGGCCCGAGCGATCGGCGCGTACCCCGGATATCCGGGTCGACGCGCGGCCGCGGATCTCGGCGGAGACGTCGTGTTCTGGGAACCGTCGCTGCGATGCGCGCACGCGCACACCCGGCACAGCGACACCTACATGTACCGGTACGACTTCGCTCCGCGCCTGCTGCGGCTGACGGGGCTGGGCGCGACGCACGCGACCGAACTGTTCCCGGTGTTCGGCGCGCGCGGACTCACCGCCCGCACCCTGACCGCTCTCGGCGGCCGTCGCGGCATGCGCACTGTCTCCGACGCGATGCAGAGCCACTGGCTCAGCTTCGCCCGCGGTGGGCGCCCACTCGGGACGTGGCCGCGGTACTCCCTGGAGCGCCGGGACACGCTGATCATCGACGAGGTCTCCCGGGTGGAGTGCGATCCCCTCCGAGACCGCCGCGAGGCCTGGATCGGATACCGCCACCGGCACTGA
- a CDS encoding carboxylesterase/lipase family protein, which translates to MTPSLEVSTTDGVVRGRRLGDLLAWRGIPYAAPPVGPLRLRAPQPVQPWTGTRDAIDFGNAAPQHRAGTALRPGKYQPTSEDCLTLNVLAPAAMASAPRPVMVFIHGGAFTIGTTALGLYRGDRLVRRGDVVFVSLNYRLGSLGYLDFSEFSTPDRIFESNLGLRDQVAALQWVHRNITAFGGDPDNITLFGESAGGTSVTTLMATPAARGLFARAIAESPAPGLVNDAQRATQWAREFVALLGADPSDATRALHAATPAELGKAGNRLSAKVLAETPGLHPFGPVVDGDLLPTQPGTAFATGTAHRVPLIIGTNAREGTLFPKVLDGLPTNAKRIDTMFELTDPDSRARVIAAYPGYPGPLAAVDLGGDLTFWKPSVEIADAHAAHAPTYSYRFDFTPRLMHWLGLGATHGFEMFAVFGYGNSPVGRALTGPGGRRGLRFVTERMQENWINFARNGVPTPSWPRYDPEHRRTLIFDKPTRVERDPGRERRLAWAGYRGYLDGNPAEREHRA; encoded by the coding sequence ATGACCCCGAGCCTGGAAGTCAGCACCACCGACGGCGTCGTGCGGGGCCGCCGGCTCGGCGATCTGCTGGCCTGGCGCGGCATCCCGTACGCGGCCCCACCCGTCGGCCCACTACGCTTGCGGGCGCCGCAGCCGGTTCAGCCGTGGACCGGTACTCGCGACGCCATCGACTTCGGCAATGCCGCGCCGCAACACCGGGCGGGTACGGCACTGCGACCTGGGAAGTACCAGCCGACCTCCGAGGACTGTCTCACCCTCAACGTCCTCGCGCCCGCCGCAATGGCGAGCGCGCCACGGCCCGTCATGGTGTTCATCCACGGCGGCGCGTTCACAATCGGCACCACTGCCCTCGGCCTGTACCGCGGCGATCGCCTCGTGCGCCGCGGCGATGTCGTTTTCGTATCCCTGAACTATCGCCTCGGCTCGCTGGGCTACCTCGATTTCAGCGAGTTCTCCACCCCGGATAGGATATTCGAATCCAATCTCGGCCTGCGCGATCAGGTGGCGGCATTGCAGTGGGTACATCGCAACATCACCGCGTTCGGCGGCGATCCCGACAACATCACCCTGTTCGGCGAGTCGGCTGGCGGCACCTCCGTCACCACCCTCATGGCCACACCCGCCGCTCGCGGACTGTTCGCACGCGCGATCGCCGAGAGTCCCGCACCCGGACTCGTGAACGACGCTCAGCGGGCTACCCAGTGGGCTCGCGAGTTCGTTGCGTTGCTCGGCGCCGATCCGTCGGACGCCACCCGCGCCCTGCACGCGGCAACCCCTGCCGAACTCGGGAAGGCCGGGAATCGTTTGAGCGCAAAGGTTCTCGCCGAGACACCCGGGCTGCATCCGTTCGGGCCGGTGGTGGACGGCGACCTCCTGCCCACGCAGCCGGGCACCGCATTCGCCACCGGTACCGCCCACCGGGTGCCGCTGATCATCGGCACCAATGCGCGCGAGGGGACACTGTTCCCCAAAGTGCTCGACGGACTGCCGACCAACGCGAAGCGCATCGACACGATGTTCGAACTCACCGACCCGGACTCGCGGGCTCGGGTGATCGCCGCATACCCCGGCTATCCCGGCCCGCTCGCCGCGGTCGACCTCGGCGGCGACCTCACCTTCTGGAAGCCGTCGGTCGAGATCGCCGACGCGCACGCCGCGCACGCCCCCACTTACAGCTACCGGTTCGATTTCACACCGCGACTGATGCACTGGCTCGGACTGGGTGCGACCCACGGGTTCGAGATGTTCGCGGTGTTCGGGTACGGCAACTCCCCGGTTGGTCGCGCACTGACTGGCCCCGGCGGCAGGCGCGGGCTCCGGTTCGTCACCGAACGGATGCAGGAGAACTGGATCAACTTCGCCCGCAACGGGGTTCCGACACCGTCATGGCCTCGGTACGATCCTGAGCACCGTCGCACCCTGATCTTCGACAAGCCCACTCGTGTCGAACGCGATCCGGGCCGGGAACGGCGACTCGCGTGGGCCGGATATCGCGGATACCTCGACGGGAACCCTGCCGAGCGCGAGCACCGGGCATGA
- a CDS encoding GtrA family protein: protein MSVLDRRLGGDGWVAQLTRFALVGGSSNVLYALSFVALDAYGTFVANAVGVGLSTMLANELHRRRTFRAADRVRWFVAQWEGGALALLGLVLSSLTLTALHFFFPDTTDAVAIALVIAVSALTGGLRFLALRGWVFGHREPLLQQS from the coding sequence ATGTCCGTGCTCGATCGTCGCCTGGGCGGCGACGGATGGGTCGCCCAGCTGACCAGGTTCGCTCTGGTCGGCGGATCGAGCAATGTCCTGTACGCGTTGTCGTTCGTGGCGCTCGACGCATACGGCACCTTCGTCGCGAACGCGGTCGGGGTCGGCCTCAGCACGATGCTGGCCAACGAGTTGCATCGACGACGCACGTTCCGCGCTGCCGACCGGGTGCGCTGGTTCGTGGCGCAATGGGAGGGCGGCGCGCTGGCGCTGCTGGGGCTGGTCCTCAGTTCCCTGACCCTCACGGCCCTGCACTTCTTCTTCCCCGACACCACCGACGCCGTCGCGATAGCGCTGGTGATCGCGGTCAGCGCGCTCACCGGCGGCCTCCGGTTCCTCGCGCTGCGCGGCTGGGTGTTCGGACACCGCGAGCCGCTACTTCAGCAGTCGTGA
- the cobF gene encoding precorrin-6A synthase (deacetylating): MRELLVIGIGAGDPDQVTIQAVKAMNRADVFFIIGKGDEKQELVDLRTEILAEHMLREYRVVDIVDPPRDRTPSDYTGVVDDWHDRRAQVFEEHFTAEDGVGAILVWGDPSLYDSTLRIVERVLGRGNVSFEYSVIPGVTSIQSLAAQHRIVLNRIGEPVHVTTGRRLREGLPDGVGTAVVMLDADCSFTHLAGDDVEIWWGAYLGLPDEVLISGNLREVEDEIVRLRAELRERKGWIMDTYLVRRSAPVRG, from the coding sequence ATGCGTGAGCTTCTCGTGATCGGCATCGGTGCCGGCGACCCCGACCAGGTGACGATCCAGGCCGTCAAGGCCATGAACAGGGCCGATGTCTTCTTCATCATCGGCAAGGGCGACGAGAAGCAGGAATTGGTCGATCTGCGGACGGAAATCCTCGCCGAACACATGCTTCGCGAGTACCGCGTCGTGGACATCGTGGATCCGCCGCGGGACCGGACGCCGTCGGATTACACCGGCGTCGTCGACGACTGGCACGACCGTCGTGCGCAGGTCTTCGAGGAGCACTTCACAGCCGAGGACGGCGTCGGCGCGATCCTGGTGTGGGGCGATCCGTCGCTGTACGACAGCACGCTGCGGATCGTCGAACGCGTCCTCGGGCGTGGCAACGTCTCCTTCGAGTATTCGGTGATCCCAGGCGTCACCAGCATTCAGTCGCTGGCCGCACAACACCGAATCGTGCTCAACCGGATCGGTGAACCCGTCCACGTCACCACCGGCCGCCGGCTGCGCGAGGGCCTGCCCGACGGCGTCGGCACGGCCGTGGTGATGCTCGACGCGGATTGCAGCTTCACGCATCTTGCCGGTGACGACGTAGAGATCTGGTGGGGCGCGTACCTGGGCCTGCCCGACGAGGTCCTGATCTCCGGCAACCTGCGCGAGGTGGAGGACGAGATCGTCCGGCTGCGTGCCGAGTTGCGTGAGCGCAAAGGCTGGATCATGGACACCTACCTGGTGAGGCGCTCCGCGCCCGTGCGTGGATAG
- a CDS encoding cupin domain-containing protein, with amino-acid sequence MDKMSLTALARQQLKLAAGASSGRSSQTVYGGHQRSLRQTVIALSAGKSLAEHDSPGEATLLVLSGKLALISGENSWKGSTGDMLMIPATRHSVEALEDVAFLLTVAK; translated from the coding sequence ATGGACAAGATGTCGCTGACAGCACTCGCCCGGCAGCAACTCAAGCTTGCGGCCGGAGCGTCGAGCGGGCGCAGTTCTCAGACCGTGTACGGCGGGCACCAGCGCAGCCTGCGTCAAACGGTGATCGCGCTGAGTGCGGGCAAGAGCCTCGCCGAGCACGATAGCCCCGGCGAAGCGACGCTGCTCGTACTCAGCGGAAAACTCGCCCTGATCAGCGGCGAGAACTCGTGGAAGGGGTCGACCGGCGACATGCTCATGATTCCGGCGACCCGGCACAGCGTCGAAGCCCTCGAGGACGTCGCCTTCCTGCTCACGGTCGCGAAGTAG
- a CDS encoding response regulator transcription factor, producing the protein MPDQGLRIVLADDLPLLREGIAAVVESAGHHVCASVSTVDSLLGAVAAHNPDLVITDVRMPPTFTDEGLAAAVELRKKRPNLSVLILSQYTSVAYVSELIDNPALGGIGYLVKERVGHVREFVDVVEKVASGATVIDPEVVQALVGSSRRQGSLATLTARELEVLSLMAEGNTNARIAETLVVSDAAVRKHVGNIFAKLPLGSDTDRRVTAVLTYLRGIG; encoded by the coding sequence ATGCCCGATCAGGGACTGAGAATCGTATTGGCGGACGACCTCCCACTGTTGCGCGAAGGAATCGCGGCCGTGGTGGAGTCGGCAGGCCACCATGTGTGTGCATCGGTCTCGACCGTCGACTCGCTTCTCGGCGCAGTTGCCGCCCACAACCCCGATCTGGTGATCACCGACGTTCGGATGCCCCCAACTTTCACCGACGAAGGCTTGGCGGCGGCCGTCGAATTGCGAAAGAAGAGACCGAATCTCAGCGTTCTGATTCTCTCGCAATACACCTCGGTCGCGTACGTCTCCGAATTGATCGACAATCCCGCCCTCGGTGGGATCGGATATCTCGTCAAGGAACGTGTCGGACACGTCAGAGAATTCGTCGATGTAGTGGAGAAGGTCGCATCTGGCGCAACAGTGATCGATCCCGAAGTTGTCCAGGCGCTCGTGGGCAGTTCGCGCCGACAGGGCTCGTTGGCGACGCTGACCGCGCGCGAACTCGAGGTGTTGTCCTTGATGGCAGAGGGAAACACCAACGCGCGCATCGCCGAAACCCTCGTCGTCTCGGATGCAGCGGTGCGCAAGCACGTCGGGAACATCTTCGCCAAGCTGCCCCTCGGGTCCGACACCGACCGCCGCGTGACTGCGGTGCTGACCTACCTTCGCGGAATCGGGTGA
- a CDS encoding dihydrofolate reductase, whose product MIGLIWGQTIAGVIGRDNTIPWRIPEDMAHFKDATMGHPVIMGRRTWDSLPPRFRPLTGRRNIVVTRQPGWSADGAEPADGIEAALALAGNTAWVIGGTQIYTAAMPFADLLSVTEIDAEIEGDAYAPAVGDDWVVGDADDWRISEKSGLRYRFVSYVRR is encoded by the coding sequence ATGATCGGCCTGATCTGGGGCCAGACCATCGCGGGCGTGATCGGCCGGGACAACACCATCCCGTGGCGGATCCCCGAGGACATGGCGCACTTCAAGGACGCCACCATGGGTCACCCGGTGATCATGGGCCGGCGGACGTGGGACTCACTGCCACCGCGATTCCGCCCGCTCACCGGCCGACGCAACATCGTAGTCACCCGTCAGCCGGGATGGTCGGCTGACGGTGCCGAGCCCGCGGACGGGATCGAGGCGGCACTCGCGCTCGCCGGGAACACCGCCTGGGTCATCGGCGGAACCCAGATCTACACCGCGGCAATGCCTTTTGCCGATCTGCTGTCGGTCACCGAGATCGATGCCGAGATCGAAGGCGACGCCTACGCGCCGGCAGTTGGCGACGACTGGGTGGTCGGCGATGCCGACGACTGGCGAATCTCGGAGAAGTCTGGACTGCGCTACCGGTTCGTCAGCTACGTCCGACGCTGA
- a CDS encoding ABC transporter ATP-binding protein translates to MTAAQGLTKRFDKSSRPVLGGVTHSFAPSTWTAIMGSSGSGKSTLLNLLSGLEQPDQGLVTLDGIPLGGLDDDQLAELRRDRCGFVFQDYNLFDALDVAENVALPARLAGANPRVGRVREVLGRVGLADRARDSIDTLSGGQRQRVAIARAMLNQPAVVFADEPTGALDVRTAQDVLVLLRQVVSQFGSTVVMVTHDAWAASWADEVIILADGMVVGRLPGGDADRVSRAVNSVHEDARRRRR, encoded by the coding sequence GTGACCGCAGCGCAGGGACTGACGAAACGGTTCGACAAGAGTTCACGACCAGTCCTCGGCGGTGTCACCCACAGCTTCGCACCGTCGACGTGGACGGCGATCATGGGTTCGTCGGGCTCCGGCAAGTCGACGCTACTCAACCTTCTGAGCGGGCTGGAGCAGCCCGATCAGGGGCTGGTGACACTGGACGGTATCCCGCTCGGAGGGCTGGACGATGACCAGCTCGCAGAGCTTCGTCGGGATCGTTGCGGGTTCGTCTTTCAGGACTACAACCTGTTCGACGCACTCGACGTCGCGGAGAACGTCGCGCTGCCGGCACGGCTTGCAGGTGCGAATCCTCGAGTTGGACGCGTTCGCGAGGTTCTCGGCAGGGTGGGCCTCGCTGATCGAGCGCGCGACTCGATCGACACGTTGTCCGGTGGTCAACGTCAGCGGGTCGCGATCGCACGAGCCATGCTGAACCAGCCGGCCGTGGTGTTCGCCGACGAACCAACCGGGGCACTCGATGTCCGCACTGCACAAGACGTTCTGGTTCTGCTTCGACAGGTCGTCTCCCAGTTCGGCTCGACCGTCGTCATGGTGACCCATGACGCGTGGGCCGCATCGTGGGCGGACGAAGTCATCATCCTGGCGGACGGAATGGTTGTCGGCAGACTCCCCGGCGGTGACGCGGATCGCGTGTCCCGGGCAGTTAACTCGGTGCACGAAGATGCTCGCCGGAGGCGTCGGTGA
- a CDS encoding TetR/AcrR family transcriptional regulator: MRERILDAAEYCLVESGYNSRLHAVIAERAGLSRPTVYKYVGDQSAIFEALFQREISRFFAVLDPVLRGHDQLQAGFVDCVVFAVGYARRHALLQKGLRDDPAVVVPWFTVRAKPFIEVGAEFLVPHFERMLTPEQLASVSPRVVSEWAFRLIASLITTEGDVDTADEEALRQFVGGLPAVMFVPSADARVG; this comes from the coding sequence ATGCGTGAGCGGATACTCGACGCCGCCGAGTACTGCCTCGTCGAGTCCGGGTACAACTCTCGACTGCACGCCGTGATTGCCGAGCGGGCAGGACTGTCGCGCCCGACGGTCTACAAGTATGTCGGGGACCAATCCGCGATCTTCGAGGCACTGTTCCAGCGCGAGATCTCGCGGTTCTTCGCGGTCCTCGATCCGGTGCTGCGGGGCCACGATCAGCTGCAGGCCGGGTTCGTCGACTGCGTAGTGTTCGCGGTCGGCTACGCGCGTCGGCACGCCTTGCTGCAGAAGGGGCTTCGCGATGATCCGGCTGTGGTGGTGCCGTGGTTCACAGTGCGCGCCAAGCCCTTCATCGAGGTCGGTGCCGAGTTCCTCGTGCCACATTTCGAGCGGATGCTCACGCCGGAACAGCTTGCGTCGGTGAGCCCGCGGGTCGTCTCCGAATGGGCCTTCCGGTTGATTGCGTCCCTCATCACCACCGAGGGTGACGTGGACACCGCCGACGAGGAGGCGCTGCGCCAGTTCGTCGGCGGGCTGCCCGCCGTCATGTTCGTTCCGTCAGCCGACGCGCGTGTCGGCTGA